Part of the Drosophila santomea strain STO CAGO 1482 chromosome 2L, Prin_Dsan_1.1, whole genome shotgun sequence genome is shown below.
TCCTGTACAAAGTTAACATAGATGTTTACCAAAAGACCTtgaaaaaatcacttttttatGTCTTACACCCACAGCGTTTGTGGAGATTGTATTAAACGTAAGATATAATGAATTATGTGCATTCTAGAGTGTAAATATGACGAAGTTTACTTAGTTCTAAGCCAACCtagttaaataaatgttatatatataccaCATACGTATTGGATACTACGCATTAGATCAACATGGTGCGGAAATAGTCTATTATTTGGTCGTATATATTAGTTTCCAGCGCTGCAAAGACCACGTCGAAGTCACAATTAAGCTCAACGCACAGCATGGGCACCATCGATGAGGACGCCAGTGTACTGATTGAGGGTGTTATCTTTAAAGCGCTCATCACGCTCAAAGCCTTATCCTTGGAGGTCATGTAATCATCGCAATTGATGGCCTCAAGTGCCGCCTCCTTCAGGGCAGGATAAAAGTTCTTGAAGTAGTTGTGCCGGTCGCAGAGGCGCAGACCCGTATGGTCCACGCTTCCAGTATCTGTGAGCTCCCTGTAGGTGTTGAACTTCTTTCTGCGCAACACCTCCAATTCCTCCAGCGTTTCTTCCACAGCAAGACCTTCCGATTTTTTGGTGCTTACAACTTGCATTTCATCCGGACGCAAATTGTCCGCATTGCTGGAAATTAAGGCTAGCATTTCGATGGCCGCGCGCTGACGGGCATCCTTCTTTTTATCCGACTTTCCGTAGCGAACGATGGAAGCCACCGAACAACAGGCCACGAATTCCGGGGCGTTGGGTGTGCCGCTTTGCTGCACTATTTCAATGGTGGGCAGTGGCATCTCGTGGCGGACGCAGTAGTCTCGCAGCTCCTTCAGCATGTCCCGGTTTAAGTTGATCACTTCCTGACCCGGATCACCCATCGTGTTGGTTTCCGAATCCTGCAGAATGTTTTCTACGCCGGGCAGCTTTCGGATTTTACGCAGGATATTGACGGCTGCCAGGTGTTTGGCATCGCGCTTCGAACGGCCTACAATTGCATAAACATGTAGCTGTTAGGATACGAATATACGCTTTGGATAAGATTTGTAATCTACCATTTCCGTAGGCCTCGACCTCCATCAGATCTACTTTACAGACGTACCCGCCGTCTTCGCCGTCAATAAATTCATATGCTGGTGGAATGTTCTTTGTCT
Proteins encoded:
- the LOC120444100 gene encoding double-stranded RNA-binding protein Staufen homolog 1; translation: MSFSTEPVDNKSAVSALQEFCAKTKNIPPAYEFIDGEDGGYVCKVDLMEVEAYGNGRSKRDAKHLAAVNILRKIRKLPGVENILQDSETNTMGDPGQEVINLNRDMLKELRDYCVRHEMPLPTIEIVQQSGTPNAPEFVACCSVASIVRYGKSDKKKDARQRAAIEMLALISSNADNLRPDEMQVVSTKKSEGLAVEETLEELEVLRRKKFNTYRELTDTGSVDHTGLRLCDRHNYFKNFYPALKEAALEAINCDDYMTSKDKALSVMSALKITPSISTLASSSMVPMLCVELNCDFDVVFAALETNIYDQIIDYFRTMLI